From Methanocella sp., a single genomic window includes:
- a CDS encoding protease inhibitor I42 family protein: MRVTFAENGTRIELFLRDVLEVRLPESQISGYIWQLGEKSCPHLRLFDSIYVERGPAKYTGQGERSWFFTTAAIGECDLIFYLIRPWSKPSPEFALKVAVK; encoded by the coding sequence ATGCGAGTCACATTCGCCGAGAATGGAACGCGGATCGAATTATTTTTAAGGGACGTGCTGGAGGTCCGCCTGCCCGAGAGCCAGATCTCCGGCTACATATGGCAGCTCGGCGAGAAAAGCTGCCCGCACTTAAGATTATTCGATAGCATCTACGTGGAGCGCGGCCCCGCAAAGTACACGGGCCAGGGAGAGCGGTCGTGGTTCTTCACGACGGCGGCCATCGGCGAATGCGATCTTATTTTTTATTTGATCCGGCCCTGGTCGAAGCCGTCGCCGGAATTCGCGCTTAAGGTCGCCGTAAAATAA
- a CDS encoding anaerobic sulfatase maturase → MASSLRPPQAFHVMAKPTGARCNLNCAYCFFLKKETLYPGDHFRMSDDLMERYIRQTIEAHSTPEVVIAWQGGEPTLMGLDFFRRSIEVEKKYLRPGMEIQNTLQTNGTLLDDEWCEFLQENKFLVGLSMDGPRELHDRYRVDKAGRPTFGRVLNAVRLLQKHKVDFNILCTVNAANGDHPREVYRFFRDELGAEYLQFIPVVERVSERGFQEGHEVTDRSVRPEQYGRFLIDIFDEWVRRDVGRMFVQQFDGTLMAWLRGHSSLCIFQRTCGEGVALEHNGDIYSCDHFVEPEYLLGNICDKPMIELVGSETQRRFGQHKADLTRQCRECLVCFACNGDCPKHRFTKSADGDEGLSYLCPGLKMFFEHVNHPMQIMASLLRQGRLTEGVMQVLSQEEAVTSKVGRNDPCPCGSGRKYKRCHGSPKYGLNPVGKLG, encoded by the coding sequence ATGGCATCTTCACTAAGACCTCCTCAAGCCTTCCACGTCATGGCCAAGCCGACGGGCGCCCGATGTAATTTAAACTGCGCCTATTGCTTTTTCCTGAAGAAAGAAACGCTCTATCCGGGCGACCATTTCCGCATGTCCGACGACCTGATGGAGCGCTACATACGGCAGACCATCGAGGCGCATAGTACGCCCGAAGTGGTCATCGCCTGGCAGGGCGGCGAGCCGACGCTCATGGGGCTTGACTTTTTCCGGCGGTCCATCGAGGTCGAGAAAAAATATCTGAGACCGGGCATGGAAATCCAGAACACGCTGCAGACGAATGGTACCTTGCTCGATGACGAATGGTGCGAATTCTTGCAAGAGAATAAGTTCCTGGTCGGCCTGAGCATGGATGGCCCCCGTGAGCTGCATGACCGTTATCGTGTGGACAAGGCCGGCCGGCCAACTTTCGGCCGAGTATTGAACGCCGTACGCCTCCTTCAGAAGCACAAGGTGGATTTTAACATCCTGTGCACGGTCAATGCCGCTAACGGCGACCACCCCCGGGAGGTATATCGTTTCTTCCGGGACGAGCTGGGCGCAGAGTATCTCCAATTCATCCCGGTAGTGGAACGCGTTAGCGAGAGGGGTTTCCAGGAAGGCCACGAGGTCACGGACCGCTCAGTAAGGCCGGAGCAATACGGCCGATTCTTAATTGATATCTTCGACGAATGGGTGCGCCGGGACGTAGGGCGCATGTTCGTACAGCAGTTCGATGGCACGCTCATGGCCTGGCTCCGTGGCCACTCATCGCTTTGTATTTTCCAGCGGACCTGCGGCGAGGGCGTGGCGCTCGAACACAACGGCGATATATATTCATGCGACCACTTCGTCGAGCCTGAATATCTTTTGGGCAATATCTGCGATAAGCCGATGATCGAGCTTGTCGGCTCGGAGACACAGCGGAGGTTCGGGCAACACAAGGCCGATCTAACACGGCAGTGTCGGGAATGCCTCGTATGTTTCGCCTGCAATGGCGACTGCCCGAAGCACCGGTTCACGAAGTCCGCGGACGGGGATGAGGGCTTGAGCTATCTCTGTCCCGGGCTTAAGATGTTTTTCGAGCACGTCAACCATCCGATGCAGATCATGGCCTCGCTACTGCGTCAGGGCCGCCTTACGGAAGGCGTGATGCAAGTATTATCGCAAGAAGAGGCCGTTACTTCGAAGGTCGGCCGTAACGACCCCTGCCCCTGCGGTAGCGGCCGGAAATACAAACGATGCCACGGGAGCCCTAAATATGGGTTAAATCCTGTAGGTAAATTAGGGTGA
- a CDS encoding arylsulfatase — translation MTMKEYLPGTAFNGVIGRTVDESSPAWPQPVRAREGMPNVLFIILDDTGFGQLGCYGSPISTPNIDSLAANGLRYNNMHTTALCSPTRSCVLTGRNHHSNAMACITEGSTGFPGSNGYIPFENGFLSEMLLQHGYNTYAVGKWHLTPSDQSSAAGPYDRWPLGRGFERFYGFLTGESNQYYPELVYDNHMVDPPETPEEGYHLTVDLVDRAISFIADAKQVAPDKPFFLYFATGAMHSPHHIPHEWANKYKGQFDDGWDAYREKVFARQKELGIIPANAELSRHDPDVGSWDECSPEEKRLYARMMEVFAGFLEHTDHHIGRLLDFLRDIGELDNTLIMLLSDNGASSEGGPSGSVNLSRFFNNVPESLEDNLNALEELGGPEYSNHYPWGWAWAGNTPFRRWKRETYRGGVSDPFIVHWPVAIKAKGEVRTQYAHAIDMVPTVLEALGIKPPSAIRGVTQSPLEGVSFAHTFDAAGAPGRHLTQYFEMFGHRSIYHDGWRAVCPWPGQSFVEAGLSFGAPISAEKLVQLDARGWELYHVAEDFAENHDLALENRAKLIEMISLWYIEAGKYKVLPIDSRGTLRFMDERPEISPSRLHYTYYPGTQKIPDQQAVSVLNRPHSITADVEIPAGGAEGVLISHGSDEGGYTLYVKDGGLYYVHNYVAKAWYRVESREPVPDGRHRLRYEFEVTGKPDLAGGKGAPGRGRLYIDDRLVGQADIPVTIPIRLTMGGGIVVGADPGASVTPDYKSPFPFTGKIYKVDVDVSGELIKDSEAEMRIVMARQ, via the coding sequence ATGACGATGAAGGAATATCTGCCCGGGACTGCATTCAACGGTGTCATAGGCCGCACGGTAGACGAGTCCTCCCCGGCATGGCCACAGCCCGTTCGGGCCAGGGAGGGGATGCCTAACGTGCTATTCATTATACTGGACGATACAGGCTTTGGCCAGCTCGGCTGTTATGGGAGCCCTATCAGTACGCCGAACATCGATAGCCTGGCGGCCAATGGCCTGCGTTACAATAACATGCATACGACCGCCCTGTGCTCGCCTACACGCTCCTGTGTGCTTACCGGGCGTAATCATCACTCCAACGCCATGGCTTGCATCACCGAAGGCAGCACGGGGTTTCCGGGCAGCAACGGCTATATACCGTTCGAGAATGGCTTCCTTTCCGAGATGCTGCTCCAGCACGGCTATAATACTTACGCCGTTGGAAAGTGGCACCTGACGCCTTCAGACCAATCCTCCGCGGCAGGGCCTTACGACCGCTGGCCTCTCGGCAGGGGCTTCGAGCGCTTCTACGGCTTCCTGACCGGAGAATCGAACCAGTACTATCCCGAGCTGGTATACGATAACCACATGGTAGATCCCCCGGAGACGCCCGAGGAAGGCTATCACCTGACCGTGGACCTGGTCGACCGGGCCATATCGTTCATCGCCGATGCCAAGCAGGTGGCCCCGGACAAGCCGTTCTTCCTGTACTTCGCCACGGGCGCGATGCACTCCCCTCACCATATCCCTCATGAATGGGCGAACAAATATAAAGGTCAGTTCGACGACGGCTGGGATGCCTATCGGGAGAAGGTGTTTGCGCGGCAGAAGGAGCTGGGCATCATTCCCGCAAATGCGGAGCTCTCGCGCCATGACCCTGACGTCGGCTCATGGGACGAGTGCTCGCCGGAGGAAAAGAGGCTCTACGCGCGCATGATGGAGGTATTTGCCGGCTTCCTGGAGCATACCGATCACCACATCGGCCGGCTGCTCGATTTCCTCAGGGATATTGGCGAGCTCGACAATACCCTGATCATGCTCCTCTCGGACAACGGAGCAAGCTCCGAGGGAGGCCCGAGCGGCTCGGTGAACCTGAGCCGGTTCTTCAATAATGTCCCGGAGTCCCTGGAAGATAACCTGAACGCCCTGGAAGAGCTAGGAGGCCCCGAGTACAGCAATCATTACCCGTGGGGCTGGGCCTGGGCCGGCAATACCCCGTTCCGCCGCTGGAAGCGCGAGACCTATAGGGGCGGCGTCAGCGACCCATTCATCGTGCACTGGCCTGTCGCCATAAAAGCAAAAGGCGAGGTGCGTACGCAGTATGCCCACGCCATCGACATGGTGCCTACCGTGCTCGAAGCGCTGGGCATCAAGCCTCCATCTGCTATTAGAGGCGTTACCCAGTCGCCTCTGGAGGGCGTGAGCTTCGCCCATACCTTCGACGCCGCGGGGGCTCCAGGCAGGCACCTGACCCAGTACTTCGAGATGTTCGGCCACCGCTCGATCTATCACGACGGCTGGCGCGCTGTCTGCCCCTGGCCAGGGCAGTCATTCGTAGAGGCAGGACTGAGCTTCGGGGCGCCGATATCGGCCGAGAAGCTGGTCCAGCTCGACGCCCGCGGATGGGAGCTTTATCACGTGGCGGAGGATTTCGCGGAGAACCACGACCTGGCTCTCGAGAACAGGGCAAAGCTGATCGAGATGATCTCCCTGTGGTACATCGAAGCGGGCAAGTACAAAGTATTGCCCATCGATAGCCGTGGGACTTTGCGCTTTATGGACGAACGCCCGGAGATATCGCCCTCGCGTTTACATTACACCTACTATCCCGGCACGCAGAAGATCCCGGACCAGCAGGCCGTCAGCGTGCTCAACCGACCGCATAGCATCACCGCCGATGTCGAAATCCCGGCGGGAGGAGCCGAAGGCGTGCTCATATCACACGGCAGCGATGAAGGCGGCTATACATTATACGTCAAGGACGGCGGGCTTTACTATGTCCACAATTATGTAGCGAAGGCGTGGTACCGCGTCGAGTCCCGGGAGCCGGTGCCGGATGGCCGTCACAGGCTGCGGTACGAGTTCGAGGTAACCGGCAAGCCGGACCTCGCAGGCGGCAAGGGCGCTCCGGGACGTGGCCGGCTCTATATCGACGACCGGCTGGTAGGGCAGGCAGACATTCCGGTCACGATCCCTATCCGGCTGACCATGGGCGGCGGTATCGTCGTCGGCGCGGATCCTGGCGCATCGGTCACGCCGGACTACAAATCCCCGTTCCCGTTCACTGGCAAGATCTATAAGGTCGACGTGGACGTAAGCGGGGAGCTGATCAAGGATAGCGAGGCGGAGATGCGGATCGTGATGGCACGGCAGTAG
- a CDS encoding bile acid:sodium symporter family protein, which translates to MANTTLEIIQACAGVSVFAYVFSRGLGSRFVDLGYFGARPGLMLRSFLSVDVIVPLIAMAAVILVSPAKPTSIGLLLLASSPAAPLVLRAISKAGGKPEYAVSLQVMLASLAIVMTPVTLFLLSAVTGLTLGIDPLNVAESVGLSVLLPLLAGAATRWLFPALAARIILPLEALSSIVLAVVYAIVLLSTYRLIFMLDIRSYVAMALMVAGALVSGHLAASGLPEEQTTLALESASRNSGLAMLIASEFASLENALPVLIPYALASAIICFIYVRYQKMERGAKSSAASD; encoded by the coding sequence ATGGCTAATACCACCCTGGAGATAATTCAAGCCTGCGCTGGCGTCAGCGTATTTGCCTATGTTTTTTCCAGGGGATTGGGCTCCCGATTCGTCGATCTGGGGTATTTCGGCGCACGGCCGGGGCTGATGTTACGGTCTTTTCTTTCAGTCGATGTGATCGTGCCGCTCATCGCGATGGCGGCCGTCATCCTCGTCAGCCCGGCAAAGCCCACTTCCATCGGCCTGTTGCTGCTTGCATCGTCCCCGGCGGCTCCCCTTGTTTTAAGGGCCATATCGAAGGCCGGAGGAAAGCCGGAATATGCCGTGAGCCTGCAGGTGATGCTGGCATCCCTGGCAATAGTCATGACGCCGGTCACGCTATTTCTTTTATCCGCCGTGACAGGCCTGACGCTGGGGATCGACCCGCTTAACGTGGCAGAAAGCGTCGGTCTTTCCGTCCTGTTGCCGCTCCTCGCAGGCGCCGCGACCCGGTGGCTGTTCCCCGCCCTGGCCGCGCGCATAATCCTGCCTCTGGAGGCCTTATCGAGCATCGTCCTGGCCGTAGTTTACGCCATCGTCCTGCTATCCACGTATCGGCTGATCTTTATGCTCGATATCCGGTCCTATGTTGCCATGGCACTGATGGTCGCCGGGGCCCTGGTCTCCGGCCACCTGGCGGCATCGGGGCTGCCAGAAGAGCAGACGACACTGGCCCTCGAGAGCGCGTCACGGAACAGCGGGCTCGCCATGCTGATAGCATCGGAATTCGCATCTCTTGAGAACGCCTTACCGGTGCTGATACCTTACGCGCTCGCGTCCGCGATCATATGCTTCATCTACGTCAGATATCAAAAAATGGAACGGGGCGCCAAGAGCAGTGCCGCATCTGATTAA
- a CDS encoding arylsulfatase — protein sequence MAFKKPNILVIWGDDIGITNLSIYSNGLMGYRTPNIDRIGEEGMLFTDSYGEQSCTAGRAAFITGQSVYRTGLSKVGLPGADLGLQAEDPTIAELLKPLGYATGQFGKNHFGDRDEFLPTMHGFDEFFGNLYHLNAEEEPELRDYPPRKDFPDFKKNYGPRGVLHCWATLDGGQKIENTGPLTKKRMETVDEEFLDAAKDFIKRQNKAGTPFFVWFNTTHMHFRTHASPDWLGKSGRWQSEYHDAMLYHDWCVGQMLKLLDDLKIADNTIVMYSTDNGPHRNSWPDAATTPFRSEKNTNWEGAFRVPLLVRWPGIIEPGSVSNEIVSHMDWLPTFLAAAGEPDIKKKLLKGHKVGKKTFKVHLDGFNLLPYLSDEDKKSPRDAFFYFSDDGDLVALRYDNWKLVFLEQRCRGTMGVWAEPFTRLRIPKLFNLRSDPFEVADTTSNTYWDWYVDHAFAIVPAQQGVQKFLATFKDFPPRQKAATFTVDQASEQMKKASGD from the coding sequence ATGGCTTTTAAAAAACCCAATATTTTGGTCATCTGGGGCGACGATATAGGTATCACCAACTTGAGCATCTACTCAAATGGGTTGATGGGATATCGCACTCCCAATATAGACCGCATCGGCGAGGAGGGCATGCTGTTCACCGATAGCTATGGCGAGCAGAGCTGTACCGCCGGGCGGGCGGCGTTCATCACTGGCCAGAGCGTCTACCGGACGGGATTGAGCAAGGTCGGCCTGCCCGGCGCAGACCTTGGCCTTCAGGCGGAGGACCCGACCATTGCGGAGCTTCTGAAGCCGCTTGGCTATGCCACTGGACAGTTCGGAAAGAACCATTTCGGCGACCGGGACGAGTTCCTGCCGACCATGCACGGCTTCGACGAGTTCTTCGGCAACCTGTATCACCTGAACGCCGAGGAAGAGCCCGAGCTGCGGGACTACCCGCCCAGGAAGGACTTTCCGGACTTCAAGAAGAACTATGGGCCTCGCGGCGTCCTTCACTGCTGGGCCACACTGGACGGGGGCCAGAAGATCGAGAACACCGGCCCCCTGACAAAGAAGCGTATGGAGACTGTCGATGAAGAGTTTCTCGACGCGGCGAAGGACTTCATAAAAAGACAAAATAAGGCGGGCACGCCGTTCTTCGTCTGGTTCAACACGACGCACATGCACTTCCGCACACATGCGAGCCCTGACTGGCTTGGCAAGTCCGGGCGCTGGCAGTCAGAATATCACGACGCCATGCTCTATCATGACTGGTGCGTGGGCCAGATGCTCAAACTCCTCGACGACCTCAAGATCGCCGATAACACCATTGTCATGTATAGCACCGACAACGGCCCCCACAGGAACTCGTGGCCGGATGCCGCTACGACTCCATTCCGCAGCGAGAAGAATACCAACTGGGAGGGAGCATTCCGCGTGCCGCTGCTGGTGCGCTGGCCGGGCATCATCGAGCCAGGCAGCGTCTCTAACGAGATCGTGAGCCACATGGACTGGCTGCCCACGTTCCTGGCGGCCGCCGGCGAGCCCGACATCAAGAAAAAGCTGCTCAAAGGGCATAAGGTGGGCAAGAAGACGTTCAAGGTGCACCTCGATGGCTTTAACCTCCTGCCCTACCTGAGCGACGAAGATAAGAAGAGCCCTCGAGATGCGTTTTTCTATTTCTCCGACGACGGCGATCTGGTAGCTTTACGATACGACAACTGGAAACTGGTGTTCCTGGAGCAGAGGTGCCGGGGTACCATGGGGGTATGGGCGGAGCCATTCACCCGGCTTCGAATACCTAAACTCTTTAACCTGCGTTCCGACCCCTTCGAAGTCGCAGACACGACTTCGAACACCTACTGGGACTGGTACGTCGATCACGCCTTCGCGATCGTGCCCGCGCAGCAGGGTGTCCAAAAGTTCCTGGCGACGTTCAAGGACTTCCCGCCACGCCAGAAGGCGGCGACCTTCACCGTCGACCAGGCGAGCGAACAGATGAAGAAGGCCTCGGGCGACTGA